A genomic window from Flavobacterium sp. I3-2 includes:
- a CDS encoding ABC transporter permease, whose protein sequence is MWYKLFQAIKKEFLLLKRDIGGLITLFVMPIVLVITVTLIQDSAFQVVSETKIPVLVVDNDNDEISKAIHSQLQETGSLEIINQIDNQTVTEEMAKTAVFKGKYQFAIVIPKDLSKDLNKKVSQNVDQILGEFGLETDSTQTVVEEIPSKEIKLYFDPATQATFKNGIINAIDKMVAQIETKAIYSTFEDQMGSEISLNSNDKFISFKEIVPNLENDAVPNSVQHNVPAWTLFAIFFIIVPLSINFVKEKNQGTYVRLITNPTPNILLILGKTATYLIICLIQFYLILAVALFLFPQMGLPQLNIDGKLINLTILTLFAGLAAIGLGILLGTIAKTQEQAAPFGSTFVVILAALGGVWIPVFAMPTVMQIISKISPMNWALNGYYDIMLRNGGIKDIFPEILSLFLFFSLMLAIALIYDKKKRFV, encoded by the coding sequence ATGTGGTATAAATTATTTCAAGCAATAAAAAAGGAATTTCTTTTATTGAAAAGAGATATTGGTGGTTTAATCACCTTGTTTGTTATGCCAATTGTTTTGGTAATAACCGTTACTTTGATTCAAGACAGTGCTTTTCAAGTGGTTTCTGAAACTAAAATTCCTGTTTTGGTTGTTGATAACGATAACGATGAAATTTCTAAAGCGATTCATTCTCAATTGCAAGAAACTGGAAGTTTAGAAATTATCAATCAAATAGATAATCAAACGGTTACCGAAGAAATGGCTAAAACAGCTGTTTTTAAAGGTAAATATCAGTTTGCGATTGTGATTCCTAAAGATTTATCTAAAGATTTAAATAAAAAAGTTAGTCAGAATGTGGACCAAATTTTAGGTGAATTTGGATTAGAAACCGATTCGACTCAAACAGTTGTAGAAGAAATTCCTTCAAAGGAAATCAAATTATATTTTGACCCGGCAACGCAAGCAACTTTTAAAAACGGAATTATAAATGCCATTGATAAAATGGTTGCTCAAATTGAAACTAAAGCAATTTATTCGACTTTTGAAGACCAAATGGGTTCTGAAATTTCATTAAATTCAAACGATAAATTTATCAGTTTCAAAGAAATTGTTCCAAATCTAGAAAACGATGCCGTTCCAAATTCGGTGCAACATAACGTTCCGGCTTGGACTTTATTCGCCATATTTTTTATCATTGTGCCACTTTCGATTAATTTTGTAAAAGAAAAAAATCAAGGAACTTACGTTCGATTAATCACCAATCCAACGCCAAATATTCTTTTAATTTTAGGCAAAACAGCAACGTATTTAATCATTTGTTTGATTCAGTTTTATTTGATTTTAGCTGTGGCTTTATTTTTATTTCCTCAAATGGGATTACCTCAATTAAATATCGATGGAAAATTAATCAATTTAACCATTTTGACTTTATTTGCTGGTTTAGCCGCCATTGGATTAGGAATTTTATTAGGAACCATTGCTAAAACGCAAGAACAAGCTGCACCATTTGGTTCTACTTTTGTTGTGATTCTCGCAGCTTTAGGCGGTGTTTGGATTCCCGTTTTTGCCATGCCAACGGTAATGCAAATTATTTCAAAGATTTCACCGATGAATTGGGCTTTAAATGGTTATTACGATATTATGTTGAGAAATGGTGGTATAAAAGATATTTTTCCAGAAATCTTATCCTTATTTTTGTTTTTTAGTTTAATGCTTGCAATTGCACTGATTTATGATAAGAAGAAAAGATTTGTATAA
- a CDS encoding acyl-CoA thioesterase, translated as MIRRKDLYKEESKLTVTKHFDVRFSEVDSLGIVWHGNYIIYFEDGREAFGKHHGISYLDVQANGYTTPIVKSVCEHKLPLKYGESARIETAFVDSPAAKIIFRFRIYNSNNQLVCFGESTQVFLDKDGNLVLNLPPFFEEWKQKVGLL; from the coding sequence ATGATAAGAAGAAAAGATTTGTATAAAGAAGAATCGAAACTTACAGTTACCAAACATTTTGACGTTCGTTTTAGCGAAGTTGATTCGTTAGGAATTGTATGGCACGGAAATTATATCATTTATTTCGAAGATGGTCGCGAAGCTTTTGGCAAACATCACGGAATTTCATATCTCGATGTGCAAGCAAACGGTTATACAACTCCAATTGTAAAATCGGTATGTGAACATAAATTGCCATTAAAATATGGCGAATCTGCTCGAATTGAAACAGCATTTGTTGATTCTCCGGCAGCAAAAATTATTTTTAGATTTCGAATTTATAATTCAAATAATCAGTTGGTTTGTTTCGGCGAATCAACTCAAGTTTTTTTAGATAAGGATGGAAATTTAGTTTTAAATCTGCCACCTTTTTTTGAAGAATGGAAACAAAAAGTAGGTTTATTGTAA
- a CDS encoding beta-ketoacyl synthase chain length factor, translating into MKAVYINGIGSVSIQYQDIFDFNLGSISDLSDVNYAKHPSYKEMIPAAMIRRMAQGVKMGIYASQTALNDAEIEFPDAIITGTGMGCLQDSEKFLRAIIENEEEFLTPTSFIQSTHNTVGSQIALRLGCKGYNFTYVNGANSFENALLDAKLQIENDEENNILVGGIDEISDYTLSLLKKIEVVKKETSEIDFKNPTSVGVPFGEGANFLALSSEKKSNSYAEICDVFVQNKIDLTDLKPTVLSFLEANAIDLNAIDVLVLGRNADVNFNEYYSEIEQMFEDKSQVYYKHLSAEFDTASAFGVLVAAKVLNKQQIPNEILWNNVQIAQTNYVLCYNQYRGKDHSLVLLKRC; encoded by the coding sequence ATGAAAGCAGTTTATATAAACGGAATCGGTTCGGTTTCCATTCAATACCAAGATATTTTTGATTTTAATTTGGGAAGTATTTCAGATTTATCTGATGTAAATTACGCTAAACATCCATCATACAAAGAAATGATTCCAGCTGCGATGATTCGTAGAATGGCTCAAGGAGTAAAGATGGGAATTTATGCTTCGCAAACAGCGTTAAACGATGCTGAAATTGAATTTCCGGATGCGATTATTACCGGAACAGGAATGGGATGTTTACAAGATTCAGAAAAATTTCTTCGTGCCATTATCGAAAACGAAGAAGAATTTTTAACACCAACTTCTTTTATTCAATCTACGCATAATACCGTTGGTTCTCAGATTGCTTTGAGATTGGGTTGTAAAGGTTATAATTTTACGTATGTAAATGGCGCAAACTCTTTTGAAAATGCTTTGTTAGATGCCAAACTTCAAATCGAAAACGATGAAGAAAATAATATTTTAGTTGGTGGAATTGATGAAATTTCCGATTATACATTAAGTCTTTTAAAGAAGATTGAAGTTGTAAAAAAGGAAACATCTGAAATCGATTTTAAAAATCCAACATCTGTCGGAGTTCCGTTTGGTGAAGGAGCTAATTTCTTAGCTTTATCATCAGAAAAAAAATCGAATTCGTATGCAGAAATTTGTGATGTTTTTGTCCAAAATAAAATAGATTTGACAGATTTAAAACCAACTGTTTTATCATTTTTAGAAGCAAATGCAATTGATTTAAATGCAATTGATGTTTTAGTTTTAGGACGAAATGCCGATGTCAATTTTAACGAATATTATTCAGAAATTGAACAAATGTTTGAAGATAAATCCCAAGTTTATTACAAACATTTAAGTGCCGAATTTGATACGGCTTCTGCTTTTGGAGTTTTAGTTGCTGCAAAAGTTTTAAATAAACAACAAATCCCAAATGAAATACTTTGGAATAATGTACAAATAGCACAAACAAATTACGTTTTGTGTTACAATCAATATCGTGGAAAAGACCATAGTTTAGTACTATTAAAAAGATGCTAA
- a CDS encoding 3-hydroxyacyl-ACP dehydratase encodes MLLNDFYSLTKLENMNDSNYKALIHLNASHDIFKGHFPDNPVTPGVCMLQIIKEITEKIVSKKLFMNQCSNVKFMALINPEVNPNLVLSIEITETATNVYKVKNTTTFDETVALKLVCNFKTI; translated from the coding sequence ATGTTATTAAACGATTTTTATAGTTTAACTAAATTAGAAAATATGAATGATTCAAACTACAAAGCTTTGATTCATTTAAATGCTTCGCACGATATTTTTAAAGGACATTTCCCCGATAATCCTGTAACACCAGGTGTTTGTATGTTGCAAATCATTAAAGAAATTACAGAGAAAATTGTTTCTAAAAAATTGTTTATGAATCAATGTTCTAATGTAAAATTTATGGCTTTGATTAATCCAGAAGTAAATCCTAATTTGGTTTTAAGTATTGAAATAACTGAAACGGCAACAAACGTATACAAAGTTAAAAACACCACAACTTTTGATGAAACTGTGGCATTAAAATTGGTTTGTAATTTTAAAACTATTTAA
- a CDS encoding beta-ketoacyl synthase N-terminal-like domain-containing protein — MKKVFIKQTNCITPLGFDVASNWNAIQNLESGIQLHEQFGAFSNIYASCIPNSKINEHFQQIEKNTADFSRVEQLLISVMKPVIDSNGIQPNSVLILSTTKGNITALENNDLENAFLSQLAKKIADYFQFKTEPIVVSNACVSGVMALSVAKRMLQMQVYANAYVVAVDEVTEFVVSGFNSFQAMSDEPCKPYDANRKGVNLGEAAAVSFLDTNSENALVEIIGDANINDANHISGPSRTGEGLFLSIQSALNEANITTYKIDAISLHGTATLYNDEMEAIALNRLQMEEIPAQSMKGYFGHTLGTSGLLETILLIESMQKNTLIVSKGFETLGVTQSINITTQNEFKNINYALKTASGFGGCNSAIVLKK; from the coding sequence ATGAAAAAAGTTTTTATAAAACAAACAAATTGTATCACGCCTTTAGGTTTTGATGTTGCTTCAAATTGGAATGCGATTCAAAATCTAGAATCAGGTATTCAATTACATGAGCAATTTGGAGCTTTTTCGAATATTTATGCTTCTTGTATTCCAAATTCAAAAATCAATGAACATTTTCAACAGATTGAAAAAAATACAGCTGATTTCAGTCGAGTTGAACAATTGTTGATTTCTGTAATGAAACCGGTAATTGATTCAAACGGAATTCAACCAAATTCAGTTTTGATTCTTTCTACAACCAAAGGAAATATCACGGCTTTAGAAAACAACGATTTAGAAAATGCTTTTTTAAGTCAATTGGCAAAAAAAATTGCGGATTATTTTCAGTTTAAAACCGAACCAATTGTTGTTTCAAATGCTTGTGTTTCTGGTGTTATGGCGCTTTCAGTTGCTAAACGAATGTTGCAAATGCAAGTGTATGCAAATGCTTATGTGGTTGCTGTTGATGAAGTTACTGAATTCGTAGTTTCTGGATTTAATTCGTTTCAAGCCATGAGCGACGAACCTTGTAAACCTTACGACGCTAATCGAAAAGGTGTTAATTTAGGAGAAGCTGCTGCTGTTTCTTTTTTAGATACAAATTCAGAAAATGCTTTAGTTGAAATCATTGGCGATGCAAATATCAACGATGCTAATCATATTTCTGGACCATCAAGAACGGGAGAAGGTTTGTTTTTAAGTATTCAATCTGCATTGAACGAAGCAAATATTACAACATATAAAATTGATGCGATTTCGTTACACGGAACGGCAACTTTGTATAACGATGAAATGGAAGCAATTGCGTTGAATCGTTTGCAAATGGAAGAAATTCCTGCACAAAGTATGAAAGGTTATTTTGGTCATACTTTAGGAACTTCTGGTTTATTAGAAACAATTTTATTGATAGAAAGTATGCAAAAAAATACTTTAATTGTTTCTAAAGGTTTTGAAACTTTAGGAGTTACGCAATCAATTAATATTACCACTCAAAATGAGTTTAAGAATATTAATTACGCACTGAAAACCGCTTCTGGTTTCGGAGGATGTAATTCGGCAATTGTATTAAAAAAATAA
- a CDS encoding DUF2062 domain-containing protein: MISADKIITQKPLNLSICVIIPTYNNEKTLRRVINGVLLFTDQIIIVNDGSTDSTPIILEDYKQITQIHFDKNKGKGMALRVGFEKAKTLGFLHAITIDSDGQHFPENLPLFEKEILESEHPVLLIGSRNMTQENVPKKSSFGNKFSNFWFWFETGKTLTDTQSGFRSYPLQSIPNRFFTPKFEFEIEVIVRSSWKGIEVKNIPIDVLYDPTERVSHFRPFKDFARISVLNTVLVTIALLYIKPRDFVRKFKKKSFKQFIKEDVLASNDSIEVKALSIALGTFIGIAPLWGFQTFLSIFLAVVFRLNKVLSFVFSNVSIPPMIPIIIYLSLKTGGLFVSQKADFVFSWDAISTEFIKIHLLQYIIGSLVLAVTTAAIFGLLSYSLLLYHKKRN, translated from the coding sequence ATGATTTCAGCAGATAAAATAATAACACAAAAGCCTTTAAACCTAAGTATTTGTGTTATTATACCTACTTATAACAACGAAAAAACTTTACGCCGTGTAATCAACGGCGTTTTGTTGTTTACAGACCAAATTATTATTGTAAACGACGGTTCTACAGATAGTACGCCAATAATTCTCGAAGATTATAAACAAATTACCCAAATTCATTTCGATAAAAATAAAGGTAAAGGAATGGCTTTGCGTGTTGGTTTTGAAAAAGCCAAAACATTAGGTTTTTTACATGCGATAACTATCGATTCGGATGGACAACATTTTCCTGAAAATTTACCTCTTTTTGAAAAAGAAATTTTAGAAAGTGAACATCCGGTTTTATTAATCGGAAGTCGAAATATGACGCAAGAAAATGTTCCAAAGAAAAGTAGTTTTGGAAATAAATTTTCAAATTTTTGGTTTTGGTTCGAAACCGGAAAAACATTAACCGATACGCAATCTGGTTTTCGATCGTATCCGTTACAAAGTATTCCAAATCGTTTTTTTACGCCTAAGTTTGAATTTGAAATCGAAGTTATTGTACGTTCATCTTGGAAAGGAATTGAAGTTAAAAACATTCCAATCGACGTACTTTACGACCCAACCGAACGTGTTTCGCATTTTCGTCCGTTTAAAGACTTTGCAAGAATTAGCGTTTTAAATACCGTTTTGGTAACCATTGCATTGTTGTATATCAAACCGAGAGATTTTGTTCGTAAATTCAAAAAAAAAAGCTTTAAACAATTTATAAAAGAAGATGTTCTTGCAAGTAACGATTCTATCGAAGTTAAAGCTTTGTCAATCGCTTTAGGAACTTTTATTGGTATTGCGCCACTTTGGGGATTTCAAACGTTTTTATCTATTTTTTTAGCTGTTGTTTTCAGATTAAATAAAGTTTTGTCATTCGTTTTTTCGAATGTAAGTATTCCGCCAATGATTCCAATAATTATTTATTTATCATTAAAAACAGGTGGTTTATTTGTTTCTCAAAAAGCCGATTTTGTTTTTTCTTGGGATGCGATTTCTACCGAATTTATCAAGATTCATCTATTGCAATACATCATCGGAAGTTTGGTTTTAGCAGTTACGACAGCTGCCATTTTTGGATTATTAAGTTATTCATTATTACTTTATCATAAAAAAAGAAATTAA
- a CDS encoding outer membrane lipoprotein carrier protein LolA: MKIKNIVFILLLTFNFSVFAQQKMSQTEISTFKTNLIEANKKIKSLTADFVQYKHMDFLSKDIESSGNFYLSVTNELLWKYNKPEAMSILFKNKKMHTKSNGKTSTVDLSKNKKFEQLNNFIVGSYTANFLNEKDFTISYFKDGATKIVKLTPKQKDLTKYIKSVELFFKSNEYILSEVKLIEPSDDYTKIIFKNKVENAKINPSVFSL, encoded by the coding sequence ATGAAAATTAAAAATATCGTATTCATTCTTTTATTAACTTTTAATTTTTCTGTTTTTGCTCAACAAAAAATGTCTCAAACAGAAATTAGTACTTTTAAAACCAATTTAATTGAAGCTAATAAAAAAATAAAAAGTTTAACGGCTGATTTTGTTCAATATAAACACATGGATTTTTTATCAAAAGATATCGAATCAAGTGGAAATTTTTATTTAAGTGTAACCAATGAATTGTTGTGGAAATACAATAAACCGGAAGCAATGAGTATTCTTTTTAAAAATAAAAAAATGCATACAAAATCTAACGGAAAAACATCAACCGTTGATTTATCTAAAAATAAAAAATTTGAACAGCTAAACAATTTTATTGTTGGAAGTTACACCGCTAATTTTTTAAATGAGAAAGATTTTACGATTTCATACTTCAAAGACGGAGCTACGAAAATTGTAAAATTAACTCCAAAACAAAAAGATTTAACCAAGTACATTAAAAGTGTTGAATTGTTTTTTAAATCTAACGAATACATTCTTTCTGAAGTTAAATTAATTGAACCTTCGGATGATTACACAAAAATTATTTTCAAAAATAAAGTAGAAAATGCGAAAATTAATCCTTCTGTTTTTAGTTTGTAA
- a CDS encoding phosphopantetheine-binding protein, translated as MENLAHELKVKIIDVLNLEDINIEDINDTDPLFGDGLGLDSIDALELIVLMDKEYGIKLSDPKEGKTIFQNIETMANYIAANRTK; from the coding sequence ATGGAAAATTTAGCACACGAATTAAAAGTAAAAATAATTGACGTTTTAAACTTAGAAGATATTAACATTGAAGATATCAATGATACTGACCCGTTATTCGGAGATGGTTTAGGATTAGATTCAATCGATGCTTTAGAACTTATTGTTTTAATGGATAAAGAATACGGTATTAAATTAAGTGACCCGAAAGAAGGAAAAACTATTTTCCAAAACATTGAAACAATGGCAAATTATATTGCTGCAAATCGTACAAAATAA
- a CDS encoding outer membrane beta-barrel protein, which translates to MKKLVLALTFFAFAQTNAQVTFQPGVKAGYSASTIANIGADYRSDFYVGGFGLLKLTKVYNMQFEVMYLRQGATNFKWTQVEYGNINTQTFRTDDIKLNYISLNFINKFNLEKFNFHAGPGLDIKVSEDPYNSYDYYNYGNYYDSYPYTSNSSVDLTFNFGLGYQITPNLGFDARMRIGIIEPIDINGGYYFDNANLNKSFLIGLNYTFNK; encoded by the coding sequence ATGAAAAAATTAGTTTTAGCACTTACGTTTTTTGCCTTCGCACAAACCAATGCACAAGTTACTTTTCAGCCAGGTGTAAAAGCTGGATATTCTGCTTCGACGATAGCAAATATTGGAGCTGATTACCGTAGTGATTTTTATGTTGGTGGCTTTGGATTATTAAAACTGACTAAAGTTTATAATATGCAATTTGAAGTGATGTATTTACGTCAAGGAGCTACGAATTTTAAATGGACTCAAGTTGAATATGGAAATATAAATACACAAACATTCAGAACTGATGACATCAAATTGAATTATATTTCATTGAACTTTATTAATAAATTTAATTTAGAAAAATTCAATTTCCATGCAGGTCCAGGTTTAGATATTAAAGTTTCTGAAGACCCATATAATAGCTATGATTATTATAATTATGGAAATTATTACGATTCATATCCTTATACTTCAAATAGCAGTGTGGATTTAACTTTCAATTTTGGATTAGGATATCAAATTACACCAAATTTAGGATTTGATGCTCGAATGAGAATTGGTATTATAGAACCGATTGATATAAATGGTGGATATTATTTTGATAATGCGAACTTAAATAAATCTTTTTTAATCGGATTAAATTATACTTTTAATAAATAA
- a CDS encoding polysaccharide deacetylase family protein: MLKHKYIWIISLLSVFVILVCNYYYDVSLSYLFIVFFFWLGLTSWGSFDIRLNYFIKAYSKNTKTLDQKIALTFDDGPHPITNQVLDLLDKYEFKATFFCIGKQIEMYPDIFKRIHESGHTIGNHTYSHTSKMGFLSKKKIIQEITICNRMIVDRIGKKPKLYRPPFGVTNPDIALALNELKMDVIGWNVRSLDTILTNEHAILNRVLPRIKPGSIVLFHDNSERTVRVLEQLLHFMKHNQIESVTVDELLNLEPYEN; encoded by the coding sequence ATGCTAAAACATAAATACATTTGGATTATTTCTCTTTTATCCGTTTTTGTAATTCTAGTTTGTAACTATTATTACGACGTTTCATTGAGTTATCTTTTCATTGTTTTCTTCTTTTGGTTGGGATTAACTTCGTGGGGTTCGTTTGATATTCGATTAAATTACTTTATCAAAGCCTATTCAAAAAATACCAAAACTTTAGACCAAAAAATCGCTTTGACTTTTGATGATGGTCCGCATCCAATTACCAATCAGGTTTTAGATTTGTTAGATAAATACGAATTCAAAGCTACTTTTTTTTGCATTGGAAAACAGATTGAAATGTATCCGGATATTTTTAAGAGAATTCACGAAAGTGGGCATACCATCGGAAATCACACGTATTCACATACATCAAAAATGGGTTTTCTTTCAAAGAAAAAAATCATTCAAGAGATAACTATTTGCAATCGAATGATAGTTGATAGAATTGGAAAGAAACCAAAATTATATCGACCGCCATTCGGAGTTACAAACCCTGATATTGCTCTTGCTTTAAACGAACTTAAAATGGATGTAATTGGTTGGAATGTTCGTTCTTTAGATACTATTTTAACGAATGAACATGCTATTTTAAATCGTGTTTTACCAAGAATTAAGCCCGGTTCAATTGTTCTTTTTCACGATAATTCAGAACGAACGGTGCGTGTATTGGAACAATTATTGCATTTTATGAAGCACAATCAAATCGAATCAGTTACCGTTGATGAACTTTTAAATTTAGAACCTTATGAAAATTAA
- a CDS encoding beta-ketoacyl-[acyl-carrier-protein] synthase family protein, whose amino-acid sequence MSKKVAITGMGIISSIGNSVEDNFNALIQQQTGISRLENFQSKHVNEIKVGEIKLTNEQLVEQLKLSQENTFTRTALLGAFAAKQAVENAGITDINEYKTGLISSTSVGGMDFTEKHFYEYLTDDSLAKYITSHDAGDSSNKIAEYLGLNGFVSTISTACSSAANAVMLGARLINSGKLDRVIVGGTDALSKFTINGFKTLMILSDTYNKPFDDNRKGLNLGEAAAYLVLESEEMIQKTNKEVLAYVSGFGNANDAFHQTASSENGEGAFLAMQKAFKIAGLNPSDIDYINVHGTATPNNDLSEGRAIARLFENQVPDFSSTKPYTGHTLAAAAAIEAVFSVLAIQNNIVYPNLNFETPMQEFDLIPNTEVKSKEINHVLSNSFGFGGNCSTLIFSKN is encoded by the coding sequence ATGAGTAAAAAAGTTGCTATAACTGGAATGGGAATTATTTCTTCAATCGGGAATTCGGTTGAAGATAATTTCAATGCTTTAATTCAACAACAAACTGGAATTTCTAGATTAGAAAATTTTCAATCAAAACATGTAAATGAAATTAAAGTAGGAGAAATTAAACTAACTAATGAACAACTTGTTGAGCAGCTTAAATTATCTCAAGAAAATACGTTTACACGTACCGCTTTATTAGGCGCTTTTGCTGCTAAACAAGCGGTTGAAAATGCCGGTATTACAGATATTAATGAATATAAAACCGGTTTAATTTCTTCAACAAGTGTTGGTGGAATGGATTTCACTGAAAAACATTTCTACGAATATTTGACAGACGATTCATTAGCAAAATACATTACCAGTCACGATGCAGGCGATTCTTCAAACAAGATTGCTGAATATTTAGGTTTAAACGGATTTGTTTCTACCATAAGCACGGCTTGTTCATCTGCTGCAAATGCAGTGATGTTGGGCGCTCGTTTAATCAATTCAGGAAAATTAGACCGCGTAATTGTTGGCGGAACAGATGCTTTATCAAAATTTACGATAAACGGTTTTAAAACGTTAATGATTTTATCTGATACGTATAATAAACCTTTTGATGATAACAGAAAAGGTTTGAATTTAGGTGAAGCTGCTGCATATTTGGTTTTAGAATCGGAAGAAATGATTCAGAAAACCAATAAAGAAGTTTTAGCTTATGTTTCTGGTTTCGGAAATGCGAATGATGCTTTTCATCAAACAGCTTCTTCAGAAAACGGAGAAGGCGCTTTTTTAGCGATGCAAAAAGCTTTTAAAATTGCCGGATTAAATCCATCTGATATTGATTATATCAACGTTCATGGAACAGCAACTCCCAACAATGATTTATCTGAAGGAAGAGCTATTGCACGTTTATTTGAAAATCAAGTTCCCGATTTTAGTTCAACCAAACCTTACACCGGTCATACCTTGGCTGCTGCTGCTGCGATTGAAGCGGTTTTTAGCGTACTTGCAATTCAAAATAACATTGTATATCCAAACTTGAATTTTGAAACTCCTATGCAAGAATTTGATTTGATTCCGAATACCGAAGTAAAATCAAAAGAAATCAATCACGTTTTATCAAATTCATTCGGATTTGGTGGAAATTGTTCTACTTTAATTTTTTCTAAAAACTAA
- a CDS encoding 3-oxoacyl-ACP synthase has translation MKESYYISNSCVIKNQKVFKNEALVFESENTDFNAFAKATYKNLQLEYPKFFKMDGLSKLAFLASEYLLSDKNEADNIALLFANKSASLDTDLKHQESIQDKENFFPSPAIFVYTLANICIGEVSIRHQLKSESAFFCSDKYQTEFMSNYTNYLIENQKADKVLCGWVDFLNDDYQAVFYLIEKHGTKKHTINEIENLFI, from the coding sequence GTGAAAGAAAGTTATTACATATCAAATTCTTGTGTGATTAAAAATCAAAAGGTTTTTAAAAATGAAGCTTTGGTTTTTGAATCAGAAAACACCGATTTTAATGCATTTGCAAAAGCTACCTATAAAAATTTGCAATTAGAATATCCGAAATTTTTCAAGATGGACGGATTGAGTAAATTGGCCTTTCTCGCATCTGAATATTTGCTTTCAGACAAAAATGAAGCAGATAACATTGCTTTGCTTTTTGCAAATAAAAGTGCTAGTTTAGATACCGATTTAAAACATCAAGAAAGTATTCAAGATAAAGAGAACTTCTTCCCTAGCCCTGCGATTTTTGTTTACACATTAGCAAATATTTGCATCGGTGAAGTGAGTATCAGACATCAACTAAAAAGTGAAAGTGCTTTTTTCTGTTCGGATAAATATCAAACAGAATTTATGTCTAATTACACAAATTATCTAATAGAAAATCAAAAAGCAGATAAAGTATTATGTGGTTGGGTTGATTTTTTAAACGATGATTATCAAGCAGTTTTTTATTTAATTGAAAAACACGGAACAAAAAAACATACAATTAACGAAATAGAAAATTTATTTATATAA